The proteins below come from a single Rickettsia typhi str. Wilmington genomic window:
- a CDS encoding RsmD family RNA methyltransferase, translated as MLKIISGKYKNQIIPTAKNIKYRPSTARLKEAIFSILTSGEFIDKKLFNENTQILDLFAGSGSLAFESLSRGAGFATLIDIDTSALKIAAGFAKSLNIENNVHFININALNLQKTTRYLTKQTYRNEFINTATSYIGISEHKNTNMAYKLRLKSQFWDMSNKAFDLVFIDPPYNKDIVPKVMKLLIKNNWLKNGTIIVIEMSKTDDYALDKNIEIIRTKLYGKSKLLVLRYSDHPS; from the coding sequence GTGTTAAAAATAATATCAGGTAAATATAAAAATCAAATTATACCTACTGCTAAAAATATTAAATATCGTCCTTCTACTGCTAGACTGAAAGAGGCAATATTTAGTATATTAACCTCTGGTGAGTTTATAGATAAAAAACTATTTAACGAAAATACACAAATTCTTGATTTATTTGCCGGTAGCGGTAGTCTTGCTTTTGAAAGCTTATCAAGAGGAGCAGGCTTTGCTACCTTAATTGATATTGATACATCTGCATTAAAAATAGCTGCAGGATTTGCTAAATCTCTAAACATTGAGAATAATGTTCATTTCATTAATATTAATGCTTTAAATCTACAGAAAACTACTAGATATCTCACTAAACAAACGTACAGAAATGAATTTATCAATACCGCAACATCATATATAGGAATATCTGAACATAAGAATACTAACATGGCCTACAAATTACGTCTAAAATCGCAGTTTTGGGATATGTCTAATAAAGCTTTTGATCTTGTATTTATAGACCCGCCTTATAATAAGGATATAGTACCTAAAGTAATGAAATTGCTTATAAAAAATAACTGGCTGAAAAACGGTACTATAATAGTTATTGAAATGTCTAAAACAGATGATTATGCTTTAGATAAAAATATTGAAATTATACGCACAAAACTATATGGTAAAAGTAAGCTGTTGGTCTTGAGGTATAGTGATCATCCTAGCTAA
- the radA gene encoding DNA repair protein RadA translates to MTRDKKHYICSNCANISHKWSGQCFDCGVWGSIVEEIISTNKSIITGSKQTFDKLSCDVSEPLRISTPISELNRVLGGGLVLGSAILIGGEPGIGKSTLLLQLTASNFESKMRCLYITGEESLDQIKLRAIRLNITNYNTAILAATNLEDIIASIDDNNNNIDLVVIDSIQTITTKELSSPPGTVSQIRTCANELVNYSKQNNIIILLSCHVTKDGQIAGPKILEHLVDTVLYFEGDHNNHFRILRSYKNRFGSIGEIGVFEMSSSGILEVTNHSELFLMKREHNVVGTSIFAGVEGSRPLLMEVQALIVPSNMLTPKRSAVGWDANRLSMILAVLSSRIGLNLANYEIYLSIAGGLKITDPASDLAVAASLISAATSIPLPEHSVFFGEISLSGEIRKTAKAETRIKEAVKLGFNKVICSKLENLTYDFICSCTHLQDLKEIIK, encoded by the coding sequence ATGACAAGAGATAAAAAGCATTATATATGTTCTAACTGTGCAAATATTAGTCACAAATGGTCAGGACAGTGCTTTGATTGCGGTGTATGGGGTAGTATTGTCGAAGAGATAATAAGCACAAATAAATCAATTATTACCGGTAGCAAACAAACTTTCGATAAACTTTCATGTGACGTATCTGAACCGTTACGCATCTCCACACCTATAAGTGAATTAAATAGAGTCTTGGGCGGGGGTTTAGTACTTGGTTCTGCTATATTAATAGGAGGAGAGCCTGGTATAGGTAAATCTACTTTATTACTACAGCTAACAGCAAGTAACTTTGAATCAAAAATGCGGTGCTTATATATAACAGGTGAAGAATCTTTAGACCAAATAAAATTAAGAGCAATAAGACTAAACATAACTAACTATAATACGGCTATTTTAGCAGCTACTAATTTAGAAGATATTATTGCAAGTATAGATGATAATAACAATAATATTGATCTAGTAGTTATTGATTCTATTCAAACAATTACAACAAAAGAATTATCATCACCTCCAGGTACTGTATCACAAATTCGTACATGCGCAAATGAGCTTGTTAATTATTCTAAACAAAATAATATAATTATTTTATTAAGCTGTCATGTAACTAAGGATGGACAAATAGCAGGCCCTAAGATACTTGAGCATTTAGTTGATACAGTATTATATTTTGAGGGAGATCATAATAATCATTTTCGTATTCTACGCTCATATAAAAACCGTTTTGGCAGTATTGGTGAAATAGGGGTATTTGAAATGAGTAGTAGCGGTATTCTTGAAGTAACAAATCACTCTGAACTGTTTTTAATGAAGCGAGAGCATAACGTTGTAGGTACATCTATTTTTGCAGGTGTCGAGGGTTCAAGACCGTTACTTATGGAAGTACAGGCACTCATAGTACCATCAAATATGCTAACTCCTAAACGTTCTGCTGTAGGTTGGGACGCAAACAGATTATCAATGATACTTGCTGTACTTAGTAGTAGGATAGGACTTAATCTTGCTAACTATGAAATATATTTAAGTATAGCTGGAGGGCTTAAAATTACTGATCCTGCCTCTGATTTAGCAGTAGCAGCAAGTTTAATATCTGCGGCAACTAGCATACCACTACCAGAACATAGCGTATTTTTCGGTGAAATAAGTTTATCAGGAGAAATAAGAAAAACTGCAAAAGCAGAAACAAGAATAAAAGAAGCTGTAAAACTTGGATTTAATAAGGTTATTTGCTCTAAACTTGAAAATTTAACATATGACTTTATATGTTCCTGTACACATTTACAGGATCT